From one Erinaceus europaeus chromosome 4, mEriEur2.1, whole genome shotgun sequence genomic stretch:
- the ADAT2 gene encoding tRNA-specific adenosine deaminase 2 isoform X8: protein MVYNDEVVGKGRNEVNQTKNATRHAELVAIDQALAWCRRNGRDSSEVFERAVLYVTVEPCIMCAAALRLTSPLTLGQKSRWWCTAVRTSGSVAAVLFLTSPLLTCQTQGDRFSTQIKSPEKGTSETLNCCDERLPPPPRELLGLETAAAAAALLSQVSPCCPRPTRIYDLTGRNSYGLYHKL from the exons ATGGTCTATAACGACGAAGTcgtggggaaggggagaaatgaAGTTAACCAAACCAAAAAT GCTACTCGCCACGCAGAGTTGGTGGCCATCGACCAGGCCTTAGCCTGGTGTCGGCGGAACGGCAGGGACTCGTCGGAGGTGTTTGAGCGCGCAGTGCTGTACGTCACGGTGGAGCCCTGCATCATGTGTGCGGCCGCTCTCCGTCTC ACAAGCCCCTTAACTCTTGGCCAGAAGTCCCGCTGGTGGTGTACGGCTGTCAGAACGAGCGGTTCGGTGGCTGCGGTTCTGTTCTTGACATCGCCTCTGCTGACTTGCCAAACACAGGGAGACCGTTTCAG CACCCAAATCAAAAGTCCGGAAAAAGGAACGTCAGAAACCTTAAACTGTTGTGATGaaagactgcccccccccccccgtgaactTCTGGGACTGGagacggcggcggcggcggcggccctgCTGAGTCAAGTGTCCCCGTGTTGTCCTCGACCCACGAGAATATATGACCTGACAGGTAGAAACAGCTACGGACTTTACCACAAACTGTGA
- the ADAT2 gene encoding tRNA-specific adenosine deaminase 2 isoform X2 has product MAGRAACAPGADGACGASAPDVAKWMEAAMQMRARQRKMRDICDCAPPCVTRDLTQGPWGCAALVSLPEHRSALAVGGAGTRPWEVLSATRHAELVAIDQALAWCRRNGRDSSEVFERAVLYVTVEPCIMCAAALRLKSRWWCTAVRTSGSVAAVLFLTSPLLTCQTQGDRFSTQIKSPEKGTSETLNCCDERLPPPPRELLGLETAAAAAALLSQVSPCCPRPTRIYDLTGRNSYGLYHKL; this is encoded by the exons ATGGCGGGGAGGGCCGCCTGCGCGCCCGGAGCGGACGGTGCTTGCGGGGCGTCGGCGCCGGACGTCGCCAAGTGGATGGAAGCGGCCATGCAGATG agggcgagacagagaaaaatgagagacatCTGCGACTGTGCTCCACCATGTGTGACCAGGGACTTAACCCAGGGTCCTTGGGGGTGTGCCGCCCTTGtgtctttaccagagcacagatcagctctggccGTTGGCGGTGCTGGGACTCGCCCCTGGGAAGTGCTGAGT GCTACTCGCCACGCAGAGTTGGTGGCCATCGACCAGGCCTTAGCCTGGTGTCGGCGGAACGGCAGGGACTCGTCGGAGGTGTTTGAGCGCGCAGTGCTGTACGTCACGGTGGAGCCCTGCATCATGTGTGCGGCCGCTCTCCGTCTC AAGTCCCGCTGGTGGTGTACGGCTGTCAGAACGAGCGGTTCGGTGGCTGCGGTTCTGTTCTTGACATCGCCTCTGCTGACTTGCCAAACACAGGGAGACCGTTTCAG CACCCAAATCAAAAGTCCGGAAAAAGGAACGTCAGAAACCTTAAACTGTTGTGATGaaagactgcccccccccccccgtgaactTCTGGGACTGGagacggcggcggcggcggcggccctgCTGAGTCAAGTGTCCCCGTGTTGTCCTCGACCCACGAGAATATATGACCTGACAGGTAGAAACAGCTACGGACTTTACCACAAACTGTGA
- the ADAT2 gene encoding tRNA-specific adenosine deaminase 2 isoform X3: MAGRAACAPGADGACGASAPDVAKWMEAAMQMRARQRKMRDICDCAPPCVTRDLTQGPWGCAALVSLPEHRSALAVGGAGTRPWEVLSATRHAELVAIDQALAWCRRNGRDSSEVFERAVLYVTVEPCIMCAAALRLSRWWCTAVRTSGSVAAVLFLTSPLLTCQTQGDRFSTQIKSPEKGTSETLNCCDERLPPPPRELLGLETAAAAAALLSQVSPCCPRPTRIYDLTGRNSYGLYHKL; encoded by the exons ATGGCGGGGAGGGCCGCCTGCGCGCCCGGAGCGGACGGTGCTTGCGGGGCGTCGGCGCCGGACGTCGCCAAGTGGATGGAAGCGGCCATGCAGATG agggcgagacagagaaaaatgagagacatCTGCGACTGTGCTCCACCATGTGTGACCAGGGACTTAACCCAGGGTCCTTGGGGGTGTGCCGCCCTTGtgtctttaccagagcacagatcagctctggccGTTGGCGGTGCTGGGACTCGCCCCTGGGAAGTGCTGAGT GCTACTCGCCACGCAGAGTTGGTGGCCATCGACCAGGCCTTAGCCTGGTGTCGGCGGAACGGCAGGGACTCGTCGGAGGTGTTTGAGCGCGCAGTGCTGTACGTCACGGTGGAGCCCTGCATCATGTGTGCGGCCGCTCTCCGTCTC TCCCGCTGGTGGTGTACGGCTGTCAGAACGAGCGGTTCGGTGGCTGCGGTTCTGTTCTTGACATCGCCTCTGCTGACTTGCCAAACACAGGGAGACCGTTTCAG CACCCAAATCAAAAGTCCGGAAAAAGGAACGTCAGAAACCTTAAACTGTTGTGATGaaagactgcccccccccccccgtgaactTCTGGGACTGGagacggcggcggcggcggcggccctgCTGAGTCAAGTGTCCCCGTGTTGTCCTCGACCCACGAGAATATATGACCTGACAGGTAGAAACAGCTACGGACTTTACCACAAACTGTGA
- the ADAT2 gene encoding tRNA-specific adenosine deaminase 2 isoform X1, which translates to MAGRAACAPGADGACGASAPDVAKWMEAAMQMRARQRKMRDICDCAPPCVTRDLTQGPWGCAALVSLPEHRSALAVGGAGTRPWEVLSATRHAELVAIDQALAWCRRNGRDSSEVFERAVLYVTVEPCIMCAAALRLTSPLTLGQKSRWWCTAVRTSGSVAAVLFLTSPLLTCQTQGDRFSTQIKSPEKGTSETLNCCDERLPPPPRELLGLETAAAAAALLSQVSPCCPRPTRIYDLTGRNSYGLYHKL; encoded by the exons ATGGCGGGGAGGGCCGCCTGCGCGCCCGGAGCGGACGGTGCTTGCGGGGCGTCGGCGCCGGACGTCGCCAAGTGGATGGAAGCGGCCATGCAGATG agggcgagacagagaaaaatgagagacatCTGCGACTGTGCTCCACCATGTGTGACCAGGGACTTAACCCAGGGTCCTTGGGGGTGTGCCGCCCTTGtgtctttaccagagcacagatcagctctggccGTTGGCGGTGCTGGGACTCGCCCCTGGGAAGTGCTGAGT GCTACTCGCCACGCAGAGTTGGTGGCCATCGACCAGGCCTTAGCCTGGTGTCGGCGGAACGGCAGGGACTCGTCGGAGGTGTTTGAGCGCGCAGTGCTGTACGTCACGGTGGAGCCCTGCATCATGTGTGCGGCCGCTCTCCGTCTC ACAAGCCCCTTAACTCTTGGCCAGAAGTCCCGCTGGTGGTGTACGGCTGTCAGAACGAGCGGTTCGGTGGCTGCGGTTCTGTTCTTGACATCGCCTCTGCTGACTTGCCAAACACAGGGAGACCGTTTCAG CACCCAAATCAAAAGTCCGGAAAAAGGAACGTCAGAAACCTTAAACTGTTGTGATGaaagactgcccccccccccccgtgaactTCTGGGACTGGagacggcggcggcggcggcggccctgCTGAGTCAAGTGTCCCCGTGTTGTCCTCGACCCACGAGAATATATGACCTGACAGGTAGAAACAGCTACGGACTTTACCACAAACTGTGA
- the ADAT2 gene encoding tRNA-specific adenosine deaminase 2 isoform X4 codes for MAGRAACAPGADGACGASAPDVAKWMEAAMQMARDALESSEVPVGCLMVYNDEVVGKGRNEVNQTKNATRHAELVAIDQALAWCRRNGRDSSEVFERAVLYVTVEPCIMCAAALRLTSPLTLGQKSRWWCTAVRTSGSVAAVLFLTSPLLTCQTQGDRFSTQIKSPEKGTSETLNCCDERLPPPPRELLGLETAAAAAALLSQVSPCCPRPTRIYDLTGRNSYGLYHKL; via the exons ATGGCGGGGAGGGCCGCCTGCGCGCCCGGAGCGGACGGTGCTTGCGGGGCGTCGGCGCCGGACGTCGCCAAGTGGATGGAAGCGGCCATGCAGATG GCCAGAGATGCCCTGGAGAGTAGTGAAGTTCCTGTTGGCTGCCTTATGGTCTATAACGACGAAGTcgtggggaaggggagaaatgaAGTTAACCAAACCAAAAAT GCTACTCGCCACGCAGAGTTGGTGGCCATCGACCAGGCCTTAGCCTGGTGTCGGCGGAACGGCAGGGACTCGTCGGAGGTGTTTGAGCGCGCAGTGCTGTACGTCACGGTGGAGCCCTGCATCATGTGTGCGGCCGCTCTCCGTCTC ACAAGCCCCTTAACTCTTGGCCAGAAGTCCCGCTGGTGGTGTACGGCTGTCAGAACGAGCGGTTCGGTGGCTGCGGTTCTGTTCTTGACATCGCCTCTGCTGACTTGCCAAACACAGGGAGACCGTTTCAG CACCCAAATCAAAAGTCCGGAAAAAGGAACGTCAGAAACCTTAAACTGTTGTGATGaaagactgcccccccccccccgtgaactTCTGGGACTGGagacggcggcggcggcggcggccctgCTGAGTCAAGTGTCCCCGTGTTGTCCTCGACCCACGAGAATATATGACCTGACAGGTAGAAACAGCTACGGACTTTACCACAAACTGTGA
- the ADAT2 gene encoding tRNA-specific adenosine deaminase 2 isoform X6 encodes MAGRAACAPGADGACGASAPDVAKWMEAAMQMRARQRKMRDICDCAPPCVTRDLTQGPWGCAALVSLPEHRSALAVGGAGTRPWEVLSATRHAELVAIDQALAWCRRNGRDSSEVFERAVLYVTVEPCIMCAAALRLVIPLVVYGCQNERFGGCGSVLDIASADLPNTGRPFQCLPGYRAEEAVEMLKDFYKQENPNAPKSKVRKKERQKP; translated from the exons ATGGCGGGGAGGGCCGCCTGCGCGCCCGGAGCGGACGGTGCTTGCGGGGCGTCGGCGCCGGACGTCGCCAAGTGGATGGAAGCGGCCATGCAGATG agggcgagacagagaaaaatgagagacatCTGCGACTGTGCTCCACCATGTGTGACCAGGGACTTAACCCAGGGTCCTTGGGGGTGTGCCGCCCTTGtgtctttaccagagcacagatcagctctggccGTTGGCGGTGCTGGGACTCGCCCCTGGGAAGTGCTGAGT GCTACTCGCCACGCAGAGTTGGTGGCCATCGACCAGGCCTTAGCCTGGTGTCGGCGGAACGGCAGGGACTCGTCGGAGGTGTTTGAGCGCGCAGTGCTGTACGTCACGGTGGAGCCCTGCATCATGTGTGCGGCCGCTCTCCGTCTCGTGA TCCCGCTGGTGGTGTACGGCTGTCAGAACGAGCGGTTCGGTGGCTGCGGTTCTGTTCTTGACATCGCCTCTGCTGACTTGCCAAACACAGGGAGACCGTTTCAG TGCCTCCCTGGGTACCGGGCTGAGGAAGCCGTGGAGATGTTGAAGGACTTCTACAAGCAGGAAAATCCGAACG CACCCAAATCAAAAGTCCGGAAAAAGGAACGTCAGAAACCTTAA
- the ADAT2 gene encoding tRNA-specific adenosine deaminase 2 isoform X7, whose protein sequence is MAGRAACAPGADGACGASAPDVAKWMEAAMQMARDALESSEVPVGCLMVYNDEVVGKGRNEVNQTKNATRHAELVAIDQALAWCRRNGRDSSEVFERAVLYVTVEPCIMCAAALRLVKVPLVVYGCQNERFGGCGSVLDIASADLPNTGRPFQCLPGYRAEEAVEMLKDFYKQENPNAPKSKVRKKERQKP, encoded by the exons ATGGCGGGGAGGGCCGCCTGCGCGCCCGGAGCGGACGGTGCTTGCGGGGCGTCGGCGCCGGACGTCGCCAAGTGGATGGAAGCGGCCATGCAGATG GCCAGAGATGCCCTGGAGAGTAGTGAAGTTCCTGTTGGCTGCCTTATGGTCTATAACGACGAAGTcgtggggaaggggagaaatgaAGTTAACCAAACCAAAAAT GCTACTCGCCACGCAGAGTTGGTGGCCATCGACCAGGCCTTAGCCTGGTGTCGGCGGAACGGCAGGGACTCGTCGGAGGTGTTTGAGCGCGCAGTGCTGTACGTCACGGTGGAGCCCTGCATCATGTGTGCGGCCGCTCTCCGTCTCGTGA AAGTCCCGCTGGTGGTGTACGGCTGTCAGAACGAGCGGTTCGGTGGCTGCGGTTCTGTTCTTGACATCGCCTCTGCTGACTTGCCAAACACAGGGAGACCGTTTCAG TGCCTCCCTGGGTACCGGGCTGAGGAAGCCGTGGAGATGTTGAAGGACTTCTACAAGCAGGAAAATCCGAACG CACCCAAATCAAAAGTCCGGAAAAAGGAACGTCAGAAACCTTAA
- the ADAT2 gene encoding tRNA-specific adenosine deaminase 2 isoform X5 codes for MAGRAACAPGADGACGASAPDVAKWMEAAMQMRARQRKMRDICDCAPPCVTRDLTQGPWGCAALVSLPEHRSALAVGGAGTRPWEVLSATRHAELVAIDQALAWCRRNGRDSSEVFERAVLYVTVEPCIMCAAALRLVKVPLVVYGCQNERFGGCGSVLDIASADLPNTGRPFQCLPGYRAEEAVEMLKDFYKQENPNAPKSKVRKKERQKP; via the exons ATGGCGGGGAGGGCCGCCTGCGCGCCCGGAGCGGACGGTGCTTGCGGGGCGTCGGCGCCGGACGTCGCCAAGTGGATGGAAGCGGCCATGCAGATG agggcgagacagagaaaaatgagagacatCTGCGACTGTGCTCCACCATGTGTGACCAGGGACTTAACCCAGGGTCCTTGGGGGTGTGCCGCCCTTGtgtctttaccagagcacagatcagctctggccGTTGGCGGTGCTGGGACTCGCCCCTGGGAAGTGCTGAGT GCTACTCGCCACGCAGAGTTGGTGGCCATCGACCAGGCCTTAGCCTGGTGTCGGCGGAACGGCAGGGACTCGTCGGAGGTGTTTGAGCGCGCAGTGCTGTACGTCACGGTGGAGCCCTGCATCATGTGTGCGGCCGCTCTCCGTCTCGTGA AAGTCCCGCTGGTGGTGTACGGCTGTCAGAACGAGCGGTTCGGTGGCTGCGGTTCTGTTCTTGACATCGCCTCTGCTGACTTGCCAAACACAGGGAGACCGTTTCAG TGCCTCCCTGGGTACCGGGCTGAGGAAGCCGTGGAGATGTTGAAGGACTTCTACAAGCAGGAAAATCCGAACG CACCCAAATCAAAAGTCCGGAAAAAGGAACGTCAGAAACCTTAA